From a region of the Oncorhynchus tshawytscha isolate Ot180627B linkage group LG14, Otsh_v2.0, whole genome shotgun sequence genome:
- the LOC112266542 gene encoding CD99 antigen-like protein 2 isoform X1 has product MKSCLWIALFVTLAIGTKTQDFDLADALDFDNPKATAIPKQPKKPAKDPSPGGGFDLFDAFDPEEPDKPAGIPPKEGGTNPKPAPPPPAPVDPKKPADDGMGFDLSDALGPDPVPGKPAVVPPKDGGTGGGSFGDNDLFDVSDNGGYKPDPGKGGGGGGGGGGGGGGGGNAPADQPQDVEAGSGQIAGVVSAIGMALLGAASSYFAYQKKKLCFKIQGGVDPESGKNARGARSDPQSMSNLLRSF; this is encoded by the exons ATGAAATCTTGCTTATGgattgcgttgtttgtaactctTGCTATAGGGACGAAAACACAAG ACTTTGATCTTGCTGATGCCTTAGATTTTG ATAACCCTAAGGCAACTGCTATTCCAAAACAGCCAAAGAAACCTGCAAAGGATCCCAGTCCAG GAGGTGGATTTGATCTATTCGATGCTTTTGATCCAGAAG AGCCTGATAAACCAGCTGGGATCCCTCCTAAAGAAGGTGGAACTA ATCCcaaacctgcccctccacctccCGCACCTGTAGATCCCAAAAAACCAGCTGATG ATGGGATGGGTTTTGACCTGTCTGATGCCTTGGGTCCAG ATCCCGTACCGGGTAAACCAGCTGTTGTTCCACCTAAAGATGGAGGCACCG GTGGCGGGTCCTTCGGAGACAATGACCTGTTTGATGTGAGCGACAACGGTGGCTACAAGCCTGATCCCGGcaagggaggtggaggaggaggaggaggaggaggaggaggaggag GAGGAGGTAATGCTCCTGCAGATCAACCTCAAG ATGTAGAAGCTGGATCTGGTCAGATCGCTGGCGTAGTGAGTGCCATAGGAATGGCCCTCCTTGGTGCTGCCTCCAGCTACTTTGCCTACCAGAAGAAGAAACTGTGTTTCAAGATTCAGGGAG GTGTAGACCCAGAAAGTGGAAAGAATGCACGTGGAGCTCGATCTGATCCCCAAT CGATGAGCAACTTGCTCAGGTCATTCTAA
- the LOC112266542 gene encoding CD99 antigen-like protein 2 isoform X3: MKSCLWIALFVTLAIGTKTQDFDLADALDFDNPKATAIPKQPKKPAKDPSPGGGFDLFDAFDPEDPKPAPPPPAPVDPKKPADDGMGFDLSDALGPDPVPGKPAVVPPKDGGTGGGSFGDNDLFDVSDNGGYKPDPGKGGGGGGGGGGGGGGGGNAPADQPQDVEAGSGQIAGVVSAIGMALLGAASSYFAYQKKKLCFKIQGGVDPESGKNARGARSDPQSMSNLLRSF, translated from the exons ATGAAATCTTGCTTATGgattgcgttgtttgtaactctTGCTATAGGGACGAAAACACAAG ACTTTGATCTTGCTGATGCCTTAGATTTTG ATAACCCTAAGGCAACTGCTATTCCAAAACAGCCAAAGAAACCTGCAAAGGATCCCAGTCCAG GAGGTGGATTTGATCTATTCGATGCTTTTGATCCAGAAG ATCCcaaacctgcccctccacctccCGCACCTGTAGATCCCAAAAAACCAGCTGATG ATGGGATGGGTTTTGACCTGTCTGATGCCTTGGGTCCAG ATCCCGTACCGGGTAAACCAGCTGTTGTTCCACCTAAAGATGGAGGCACCG GTGGCGGGTCCTTCGGAGACAATGACCTGTTTGATGTGAGCGACAACGGTGGCTACAAGCCTGATCCCGGcaagggaggtggaggaggaggaggaggaggaggaggaggaggag GAGGAGGTAATGCTCCTGCAGATCAACCTCAAG ATGTAGAAGCTGGATCTGGTCAGATCGCTGGCGTAGTGAGTGCCATAGGAATGGCCCTCCTTGGTGCTGCCTCCAGCTACTTTGCCTACCAGAAGAAGAAACTGTGTTTCAAGATTCAGGGAG GTGTAGACCCAGAAAGTGGAAAGAATGCACGTGGAGCTCGATCTGATCCCCAAT CGATGAGCAACTTGCTCAGGTCATTCTAA
- the LOC112266542 gene encoding CD99 antigen-like protein 2 isoform X5, which translates to MKSCLWIALFVTLAIGTKTQDFDLADALDFDNPKATAIPKQPKKPAKDPSPDPKPAPPPPAPVDPKKPADDGMGFDLSDALGPDPVPGKPAVVPPKDGGTGGGSFGDNDLFDVSDNGGYKPDPGKGGGGGGGGGGGGGGGGNAPADQPQDVEAGSGQIAGVVSAIGMALLGAASSYFAYQKKKLCFKIQGGVDPESGKNARGARSDPQSMSNLLRSF; encoded by the exons ATGAAATCTTGCTTATGgattgcgttgtttgtaactctTGCTATAGGGACGAAAACACAAG ACTTTGATCTTGCTGATGCCTTAGATTTTG ATAACCCTAAGGCAACTGCTATTCCAAAACAGCCAAAGAAACCTGCAAAGGATCCCAGTCCAG ATCCcaaacctgcccctccacctccCGCACCTGTAGATCCCAAAAAACCAGCTGATG ATGGGATGGGTTTTGACCTGTCTGATGCCTTGGGTCCAG ATCCCGTACCGGGTAAACCAGCTGTTGTTCCACCTAAAGATGGAGGCACCG GTGGCGGGTCCTTCGGAGACAATGACCTGTTTGATGTGAGCGACAACGGTGGCTACAAGCCTGATCCCGGcaagggaggtggaggaggaggaggaggaggaggaggaggaggag GAGGAGGTAATGCTCCTGCAGATCAACCTCAAG ATGTAGAAGCTGGATCTGGTCAGATCGCTGGCGTAGTGAGTGCCATAGGAATGGCCCTCCTTGGTGCTGCCTCCAGCTACTTTGCCTACCAGAAGAAGAAACTGTGTTTCAAGATTCAGGGAG GTGTAGACCCAGAAAGTGGAAAGAATGCACGTGGAGCTCGATCTGATCCCCAAT CGATGAGCAACTTGCTCAGGTCATTCTAA
- the LOC112266542 gene encoding CD99 antigen-like protein 2 isoform X2, giving the protein MKSCLWIALFVTLAIGTKTQDFDLADALDFDNPKATAIPKQPKKPAKDPSPEPDKPAGIPPKEGGTNPKPAPPPPAPVDPKKPADDGMGFDLSDALGPDPVPGKPAVVPPKDGGTGGGSFGDNDLFDVSDNGGYKPDPGKGGGGGGGGGGGGGGGGNAPADQPQDVEAGSGQIAGVVSAIGMALLGAASSYFAYQKKKLCFKIQGGVDPESGKNARGARSDPQSMSNLLRSF; this is encoded by the exons ATGAAATCTTGCTTATGgattgcgttgtttgtaactctTGCTATAGGGACGAAAACACAAG ACTTTGATCTTGCTGATGCCTTAGATTTTG ATAACCCTAAGGCAACTGCTATTCCAAAACAGCCAAAGAAACCTGCAAAGGATCCCAGTCCAG AGCCTGATAAACCAGCTGGGATCCCTCCTAAAGAAGGTGGAACTA ATCCcaaacctgcccctccacctccCGCACCTGTAGATCCCAAAAAACCAGCTGATG ATGGGATGGGTTTTGACCTGTCTGATGCCTTGGGTCCAG ATCCCGTACCGGGTAAACCAGCTGTTGTTCCACCTAAAGATGGAGGCACCG GTGGCGGGTCCTTCGGAGACAATGACCTGTTTGATGTGAGCGACAACGGTGGCTACAAGCCTGATCCCGGcaagggaggtggaggaggaggaggaggaggaggaggaggaggag GAGGAGGTAATGCTCCTGCAGATCAACCTCAAG ATGTAGAAGCTGGATCTGGTCAGATCGCTGGCGTAGTGAGTGCCATAGGAATGGCCCTCCTTGGTGCTGCCTCCAGCTACTTTGCCTACCAGAAGAAGAAACTGTGTTTCAAGATTCAGGGAG GTGTAGACCCAGAAAGTGGAAAGAATGCACGTGGAGCTCGATCTGATCCCCAAT CGATGAGCAACTTGCTCAGGTCATTCTAA
- the LOC112266542 gene encoding CD99 antigen isoform X4 gives MKSCLWIALFVTLAIGTKTQDFDLADALDFDNPKATAIPKQPKKPAKDPSPGGGFDLFDAFDPEEPDKPAGIPPKEGGTNPKPAPPPPAPVDPKKPADDGMGFDLSDALGPDPVPGKPAVVPPKDGGTGGGSFGDNDLFDVSDNGGYKPDPGKGGGGGGGGGGGGGGGGNAPADQPQDLDLLWGQFLKMLDANMPEGVHVWISNIKQAVLPLLEKAMELLDVGQ, from the exons ATGAAATCTTGCTTATGgattgcgttgtttgtaactctTGCTATAGGGACGAAAACACAAG ACTTTGATCTTGCTGATGCCTTAGATTTTG ATAACCCTAAGGCAACTGCTATTCCAAAACAGCCAAAGAAACCTGCAAAGGATCCCAGTCCAG GAGGTGGATTTGATCTATTCGATGCTTTTGATCCAGAAG AGCCTGATAAACCAGCTGGGATCCCTCCTAAAGAAGGTGGAACTA ATCCcaaacctgcccctccacctccCGCACCTGTAGATCCCAAAAAACCAGCTGATG ATGGGATGGGTTTTGACCTGTCTGATGCCTTGGGTCCAG ATCCCGTACCGGGTAAACCAGCTGTTGTTCCACCTAAAGATGGAGGCACCG GTGGCGGGTCCTTCGGAGACAATGACCTGTTTGATGTGAGCGACAACGGTGGCTACAAGCCTGATCCCGGcaagggaggtggaggaggaggaggaggaggaggaggaggaggag GAGGAGGTAATGCTCCTGCAGATCAACCTCAAG ATCTAGACCTACTGTGGGGCCAATTCCTGAAGATGCTAGATGCTAACATGCCAGAGGGCGTCCATGTTTGGATATCCAACATAAAGCAAGCAGTGTTGCCTCTGTTAGAGAAGGCCATGGAGCTTTTGGATGTGGGCCAATGA
- the LOC112266544 gene encoding dehydrogenase/reductase SDR family member on chromosome X-like isoform X1, giving the protein MWLLSFILPILRLYLVGVKVLLYQLFNKSFTLPVLPKQNGRVAIVTGGARGMGYETARHLASLGMHVVIAGNSEEEGLQAVKKIHEEGSEGKVEFLILDLCSLKSVRQFVQRFKARALPLHVLVNNAGIMLVPEGKTEDGFELHFGLNYLGHFLLTNLLLDKLKRSGRHDACSRVVTMSSATHHVGRLNMEDLQGRSCYSAHGAYSQSKLALVLFTYHLQERLTAAGIPVTSNAVDPGMVDTDLYNNLCIPAQAAKKPVAKMLFRTPAEGASTAILAATASQLEGVGGCYFYNGERTESADITYDHNVRAELWKQSCALVGLQEA; this is encoded by the exons ATGTGGCTACTGTCTTTCATTTTACCAATTTTGAGGCTGTATTTAGTGGGAGTTAAAGTTCTTCTGTATCAACTGTTCAACAAGTCTTTTACGTTACCAG TTTTGCCCAAACAAAATGGAAGGGTTGCCATAGTGACGGGGGGTGCCCGAGGAATGGGTTATGAGACTGCAAGACACCTGGCAAGCCTTGGCATGCATGTGGTTATAG ctggGAACTCTGAAGAGGAAGGCCTGCAAGCCGTGAAGAAGATCCACGAAGAGGGCAGCGAGGGGAAAG TGGAATTTCTGATCCTGGACCTGTGTTCCCTAAAGTCGGTACGGCAGTTTGTCCAAAGGTTTAAAGCCAGGGCTCTACCACTTCACGTCCTTGTGAACAATG CCGGCATCATGCTGGTTCCAGAGGGAAAGACCGAGGACGGTTTCGAGCTGCACTTTGGTCTGAACTACCTGGGACACTTCCTGTTGACAAACCTCCTCCTGGACAAACTGAAGAGGTCTGGGAGACACGACGCCTGCTCCCGCGTCGTCACCATGTCCTCCGCCACACACCACGTTGGAAGACTCAATATGGAAGACCTACAGGGCAG gtcTTGCTACAGTGCGCATGGTGCCTACTCTCAGAGTAAACTGGCCCTGGTCCTCTTCACATACCATCTGCAGGAGAGGCTAACAGCAGCAGGGATCCCAGTAACATCCAACGCAGTAGACCCAGGCATGGTGGACACTGACCTGTACAACAACCTCTGTATTCCAGCCCAGGCAGCCAAGAAACCTGTTGCCAAAATGCTGTTTAGG ACCCCAGCCGAGGGAGCGTCTACAGCTATCCTGGCTGCCACTGCGTCTCAGCTGGAGGGGGTCGGAGGCTGCTACTTCTATAACGGGGAGAGAACTGAATCCGCTGACATTACTTACGATCACAACGTGAGGGCTGAGCTGTGGAAACAGAGCTGTGCGCTGGTTGGTCTTCAGGAGGCCTAG
- the LOC112266543 gene encoding E3 SUMO-protein ligase ZBED1-like, translating to MEAKGASSSNLHLVAHPRAKSKVWRYFGFDTDADGCILHWRRIYCRICMTQIAYSGNTSNLSYHLEKNHPVEFCEFVKSNTEQMREAVATAYSKIKTEPMQQQCQEAILKQSPAFENINRRHNDLTSAIISFVCEGMYPVSVVEEPTFQALLRTADPRYLPPSRIDVAMKALPQRYNQIRDAVLGEVAGVVNCGVSTDLWQSQTQNRTYISLSMHSLNQNGLGSGFSMSTKCLKTFEVPEDNTAENITRALYEAFVEWGITHKVNGATTNGSLDIVKACSLLDLSVQMPCLGHTINRGMDEAFQLPRIDCFLGRCRKLVDYFQQSVMAMYLLREKQRQQGLAQCVLIRDRVRSWVTTLTMLQRLKEQQAIISVVLMEDSDNHQLSFKDSEWNMVEGLIGVLQPFKLVADMITDCRYPTISMVRPVLHMLLNTTLKAKEGDAKEVGMAKEVISKVLSSTYPQTSEIAMFLNVATFLDPRYKRLPFLSPHDRSQVESKVIEEAKAILEKQRNENVVTDELAPLSDEPPNKKQTLDKHSPSCSNAGNPLAVIFCQSGNDENQEELHAQVVEELSNFKSQKILGLNEDPLHWWSDRMGLFPTLPKVLQKYWCVPATSVPSHRLFSSSGTFFCGKRNRLTPAHVDQQVFLYENSRRCNEAEPIEDDSGEWGLGLEQDSGSGHGITGQATAHYQTVTIP from the coding sequence ATGGAGGCCAAAGGTGCTTCCTCATCTAATCTCCACCTTGTTGCACATCCAAGGGCAAAAAGTAAAGTATGGAGGTATTTTGGCTTTGACACCGACGCAGACGGGTGTATACTACACTGGAGGAGGATCTACTGTCGCATATGTATGACTCAAATAGCATATTCCGGGAACACCTCCAATCTCTCGTACCACCTGGAGAAGAACCACCCAGTTGAGTTCTGTGAGTTTGTGAAGAGCAACACGGAGCAGATGCGTGAGGCGGTCGCAACGGCCTACTCCAAGATAAAGACTGAACCTATGCAGCAACAATGTCAGGAAGCCATCCTGAAGCAGAGCCCAGCGTTTGAAAATATCAACCGACGGCATAATGATCTGACGTCTGCGATCATCAGCTTTGTCTGTGAAGGGATGTACCCTGTGTCTGTGGTGGAAGAACCCACCTTTCAGGCCCTTTTAAGGACTGCAGATCCAAGATACTTGCCCCCTAGCAGAATCGACGTAGCAATGAAGGCCCTACCACAGAGGTACAATCAGATCCGAGATGCAGTGCTGGGTGAGGTGGCAGGGGTGGTGAACTGCGGTGTCTCAACTGACCTTTGGCAAAGCCAAACGCAGAACAGGACCTACATCTCCCTGTCCATGCACTCTCTGAACCAAAACGGACTAGGTTCTGGTTTCTCCATGAGTACCAAATGCCTGAAAACTTTTGAAGTTCCAGAGGACAATACAGCTGAGAATATTACCAGAGCATTGTACGAAGCATTTGTCGAATGGGGGATAACTCACAAAGTCAACGGTGCCACCACTAACGGTTCATTGGACATTGTGAAAGCTTGCTCTCTTCTGGATCTATCCGTGCAGATGCCTTGCCTTGGCCACACTATAAATCGAGGGATGGATGAGGCCTTTCAGCTGCCCAGAATTGACTGCTTTTTGGGACGTTGCCGCAAACTTGTTGATTATTTCCAACAGTCCGTGATGGCTATGTATTTGCTGCGAGAGAAGCAGAGGCAGCAAGGCCTAGCCCAGTGTGTCCTCATCAGAGACAGGGTCCGATCCTGGGTGACCACACTGACTATGCTCCAGCGCCTGAAAGAGCAGCAGGCCATTATCAGTGTGGTACTCATGGAGGACAGTGACAACCATCAGCTGAGTTTCAAGGACAGTGAATGGAACATGGTTGAGGGCTTGATTGGAGTTCTGCAACCTTTCAAACTGGTAGCTGACATGATAACAGACTGTAGGTATCCGACCATTAGTATGGTGAGGCCTGTCCTTCACATGCTGCTGAACACAACCCTCAAGGCCAAAGAAGGGGACGCAAAAGAGGTTGGCATGGCCAAAGAGGTAATCTCCAAGGTGTTGTCCAGCACCTACCCGCAGACGTCTGAGATTGCAATGTTTCTCAACGTCGCCACTTTCCTGGATCCCCGTTACAAGAGGCTTCCTTTCCTGTCCCCCCACGACCGCTCCCAAGTggagagtaaagtcattgaggagGCCAAAGCCATTCTTGAGAAACAGAGGAATGAGAATGTGGTCACAGATGAATTGGCTCCTCTTTCTGATGAGCCACCCAACAAAAAACAAACTCTTGACAAACACTCTCCTTCATGTAGCAATGCAGGCAACCCTTTGGCTGTGATATTTTGCCAGTCAGGCAATGATGAGAACCAAGAAGAGCTACACGCTCAGGTCGTGGAAGAGCTGAGCAACTTCAAATCCCAGAAGATCCTGGGTCTCAACGAAGACCCTCTCCATTGGTGGTCGGACCGTATGGGCTTATTCCCTACTCTCCCTAAGGTGCTCCAGAAGTACTGGTGTGTCCCTGCCACTAGTGTCCCCTCCCACAGACTGTTCAGTTCCTCAGGGACTTTCTTCTGTGGTAAGAGGAACCGCCTCACCCCGGCACATGTAGACCAACAGGTGTTTCTCTATGAAAACTCACGGCGCTGTAATGAGGCTGAACCAATTGAGGATGACTCCGGGGAATGGGGCTTGGGACTGGAGCAGGACTCTGGGTCAGGCCATGGAATAACTGGGCAGGCCACTGCCCACTACCAAACAGTTACAATACCCTAA
- the LOC112266544 gene encoding dehydrogenase/reductase SDR family member on chromosome X-like isoform X2, with the protein MGYETARHLASLGMHVVIAGNSEEEGLQAVKKIHEEGSEGKVEFLILDLCSLKSVRQFVQRFKARALPLHVLVNNAGIMLVPEGKTEDGFELHFGLNYLGHFLLTNLLLDKLKRSGRHDACSRVVTMSSATHHVGRLNMEDLQGRSCYSAHGAYSQSKLALVLFTYHLQERLTAAGIPVTSNAVDPGMVDTDLYNNLCIPAQAAKKPVAKMLFRTPAEGASTAILAATASQLEGVGGCYFYNGERTESADITYDHNVRAELWKQSCALVGLQEA; encoded by the exons ATGGGTTATGAGACTGCAAGACACCTGGCAAGCCTTGGCATGCATGTGGTTATAG ctggGAACTCTGAAGAGGAAGGCCTGCAAGCCGTGAAGAAGATCCACGAAGAGGGCAGCGAGGGGAAAG TGGAATTTCTGATCCTGGACCTGTGTTCCCTAAAGTCGGTACGGCAGTTTGTCCAAAGGTTTAAAGCCAGGGCTCTACCACTTCACGTCCTTGTGAACAATG CCGGCATCATGCTGGTTCCAGAGGGAAAGACCGAGGACGGTTTCGAGCTGCACTTTGGTCTGAACTACCTGGGACACTTCCTGTTGACAAACCTCCTCCTGGACAAACTGAAGAGGTCTGGGAGACACGACGCCTGCTCCCGCGTCGTCACCATGTCCTCCGCCACACACCACGTTGGAAGACTCAATATGGAAGACCTACAGGGCAG gtcTTGCTACAGTGCGCATGGTGCCTACTCTCAGAGTAAACTGGCCCTGGTCCTCTTCACATACCATCTGCAGGAGAGGCTAACAGCAGCAGGGATCCCAGTAACATCCAACGCAGTAGACCCAGGCATGGTGGACACTGACCTGTACAACAACCTCTGTATTCCAGCCCAGGCAGCCAAGAAACCTGTTGCCAAAATGCTGTTTAGG ACCCCAGCCGAGGGAGCGTCTACAGCTATCCTGGCTGCCACTGCGTCTCAGCTGGAGGGGGTCGGAGGCTGCTACTTCTATAACGGGGAGAGAACTGAATCCGCTGACATTACTTACGATCACAACGTGAGGGCTGAGCTGTGGAAACAGAGCTGTGCGCTGGTTGGTCTTCAGGAGGCCTAG